One Oceanithermus desulfurans DNA segment encodes these proteins:
- a CDS encoding M3 family oligoendopeptidase, producing the protein MPETSLPRWDLSPLYDSTEDERFLGDWAALERRIDALARALERRRVGRDDAERSPEAFHDVVEALNAVHEAALPLRAYVHLRQAADAGDREAAARISELEGLLLRVDRWIPRIVAWWGGFEPGPWAGDYALLLREARVRAAHLMSEDEETLAAELALPGERSWVRLYGNVSSRIAVRFEGEERPITALRNLAYDPDEARRKAAYEAELAAWKAHADEIAASLNGVKGARIVLNRRRGWADALEPTLHERRITRAALAAMQRAVEASLPVWRRYFRAKARRLGKARLDWWDLFAPVAEERRRWSWEEARAFIVAHLRTFSPATAELADRAFRERWIDAEPRSGKRGGAFCMHVGGGASRILANYTPSFDAVSTLAHELGHAYHNLRLAERPPLLRRTPMTLAETASIMNETVVTRAALAEAEGDDAALILDTWLTGAAQVVVDIHARFLFESWVFERRAERELAPEEFAELMEEAQERTYGEALATRHPYMWAVKPHYYGSDFYNYPYTFGLLFGLGLYRAYEGDPAGFGERYDALLADTGVEDAAALASRFGFDLEDEAFWAGGLELLAEDVARFEAGGG; encoded by the coding sequence CGACTCCACCGAGGACGAGCGCTTCCTTGGCGACTGGGCGGCGCTGGAGCGCCGCATCGACGCCCTCGCCCGGGCCCTGGAGCGGCGCCGGGTGGGGCGGGACGACGCCGAGCGCAGCCCCGAAGCCTTCCATGACGTCGTCGAGGCCCTGAACGCGGTGCATGAGGCGGCCCTGCCGCTCCGGGCCTACGTTCACCTGCGGCAGGCCGCCGACGCCGGCGACCGCGAGGCCGCGGCGCGGATCAGCGAGCTCGAGGGGCTGCTGCTGCGCGTCGACCGCTGGATTCCGCGCATCGTGGCCTGGTGGGGCGGCTTCGAACCCGGGCCCTGGGCGGGAGACTACGCCCTGCTGCTGCGCGAGGCGCGGGTACGGGCCGCCCACCTGATGAGCGAGGACGAGGAGACGCTGGCGGCCGAGCTGGCCCTGCCGGGCGAGCGGTCCTGGGTCCGCCTCTACGGCAACGTCTCGAGCCGCATCGCCGTGCGCTTCGAGGGCGAGGAGCGGCCCATCACGGCGCTGCGCAACCTGGCCTACGACCCCGACGAGGCGCGGCGCAAGGCGGCCTACGAGGCCGAGCTGGCCGCCTGGAAGGCGCACGCCGACGAGATCGCCGCCAGCCTGAACGGCGTCAAGGGCGCGCGGATCGTCCTGAACCGCCGCCGCGGTTGGGCGGACGCGCTCGAGCCCACCCTGCACGAGCGGCGCATCACCCGGGCGGCGCTCGCGGCGATGCAGCGGGCGGTGGAGGCCAGCCTGCCGGTCTGGCGCCGCTACTTCCGGGCCAAGGCGCGGCGGCTGGGCAAGGCGCGCCTCGACTGGTGGGACCTCTTCGCCCCCGTGGCCGAGGAGCGGCGGCGCTGGAGCTGGGAGGAAGCCCGTGCCTTCATCGTGGCGCACCTGCGCACCTTTTCGCCCGCCACCGCCGAGCTGGCCGACCGCGCCTTCCGCGAGCGCTGGATCGACGCCGAGCCCCGCTCCGGAAAGCGTGGAGGGGCGTTCTGCATGCACGTCGGGGGCGGGGCGAGCCGTATCCTGGCCAACTACACCCCCAGCTTCGACGCCGTTTCCACGCTGGCGCACGAGCTGGGCCACGCCTACCACAACCTGCGGCTGGCGGAGCGGCCGCCGCTGTTGCGGCGCACGCCGATGACGCTCGCGGAGACCGCTTCGATCATGAACGAGACGGTGGTTACCCGGGCGGCGCTGGCCGAGGCGGAGGGCGACGACGCGGCCCTGATCCTGGACACCTGGCTCACCGGCGCGGCGCAGGTGGTGGTCGACATCCACGCCCGCTTCCTCTTCGAGTCGTGGGTCTTCGAGCGGCGCGCGGAGCGCGAGCTCGCCCCCGAGGAGTTCGCGGAGTTGATGGAGGAGGCCCAGGAGCGCACCTACGGCGAGGCCCTGGCCACGCGCCACCCCTACATGTGGGCGGTCAAGCCCCACTACTACGGCAGCGACTTCTACAACTATCCCTACACCTTCGGGCTGCTCTTCGGCCTCGGCCTCTACCGCGCCTACGAGGGCGACCCCGCGGGCTTCGGCGAGCGCTACGACGCGCTGCTCGCGGACACCGGCGTGGAGGACGCCGCCGCGCTCGCGTCCCGCTTCGGCTTCGACCTCGAGGACGA